One genomic region from Chloroflexota bacterium encodes:
- a CDS encoding DUF4389 domain-containing protein — protein sequence LLLLRDEYPSTDEDQAVHIEVPYPDARRDLNRWLPLVKWLLAIPHYVVLGFLGLAALVCVVLAWFAILFTGRYPRSLFDFVVGLFRWCLRVAAYAFLLTTDHYPPFSLSV from the coding sequence ATCTCTTGTTATTAAGGGATGAATACCCCTCCACTGATGAGGACCAAGCAGTGCACATCGAGGTTCCCTATCCCGATGCCAGGAGGGACCTCAACCGCTGGTTGCCCCTGGTGAAGTGGCTCCTGGCCATTCCCCACTATGTTGTCCTTGGATTCCTCGGACTCGCTGCCCTGGTCTGCGTTGTGCTCGCCTGGTTTGCCATCCTCTTCACCGGGCGCTACCCCAGGTCCCTGTTCGACTTCGTGGTGGGCCTATTCCGCTGGTGTCTCAGGGTAGCTGCCTACGCCTTCCTGTTGACCACCGACCACTACCCCCCCTTCAGCCTCAGCGTCTAG
- a CDS encoding DUF4386 family protein — protein MSRGLSGEYPAGYQDDSSYLQHKAQEKALNMLSLSSEDAAAATDADRSMFLAAGQAMLAIYNGTAFHVNYLIGGAALLIISFVMLRSNIFSKATAYVGILAGVLMLVPSTAGTIGLYFALVSLVPWAIFSVLIARRLFQLGQGVSAEKALRS, from the coding sequence GTGTCTCGCGGGCTGTCCGGTGAGTATCCCGCGGGCTACCAGGATGATAGTTCCTATCTTCAGCATAAAGCCCAGGAAAAGGCCCTTAACATGCTTTCCCTCAGCAGCGAGGACGCTGCTGCGGCAACAGATGCAGATAGATCTATGTTTTTGGCGGCAGGGCAGGCCATGCTTGCTATCTACAATGGCACTGCTTTCCACGTGAATTACTTAATCGGGGGCGCTGCGCTTCTGATAATCTCATTTGTCATGCTGCGGAGCAATATCTTCAGTAAAGCAACTGCTTATGTGGGAATCCTGGCGGGTGTATTGATGTTGGTACCGTCTACGGCAGGGACGATAGGTCTTTATTTCGCGCTCGTTTCTCTCGTGCCCTGGGCGATATTTTCGGTCCTGATTGCCCGAAGGCTCTTCCAGCTAGGACAGGGCGTCTCGGCTGAGAAAGCATTGAGAAGCTGA
- the tmk gene encoding dTMP kinase: MALFIVFEGGDGSGKTTQAGLLFNRLCREKRSIKLLSEPGGTALGDYIKDLFVLPRELPVGGRLKYILTSGGKGPQIPFDVLVHMTPETELFLFSAARAQLVSEEITPSLQKGISVICVRYVYSTLAYQGFGREMDLDFVRRVCRVATGDLLPDIVFLLDVDPAHALRRKGGSEEASRFEAEELGFHQRIREGYLQLAQEDPGRWTILDASRPKRKIAEDVYSAVMAKMREGPESPRKKTGPQASQKWPQEKML, encoded by the coding sequence GTGGCCCTGTTTATCGTCTTTGAGGGGGGGGATGGGTCGGGCAAGACCACCCAGGCCGGCCTGCTCTTCAACAGGCTCTGCCGGGAGAAAAGGAGCATCAAGCTCCTTTCTGAACCGGGGGGCACCGCCCTTGGCGACTACATAAAGGACCTGTTCGTTCTCCCCAGGGAGCTACCTGTAGGGGGAAGATTGAAATACATCCTTACCTCCGGGGGGAAAGGGCCGCAGATACCTTTCGATGTCCTTGTTCACATGACGCCTGAGACAGAGCTCTTCCTCTTCTCCGCCGCCCGGGCCCAGCTGGTCTCGGAAGAAATCACGCCCTCCCTGCAAAAGGGGATATCCGTTATCTGTGTGCGCTATGTCTACTCCACCCTGGCCTATCAGGGCTTTGGCCGGGAAATGGACCTGGACTTTGTCCGCCGGGTCTGCCGGGTGGCTACGGGAGACCTCCTGCCCGATATTGTCTTCCTCCTGGATGTAGACCCTGCCCACGCCCTCCGCCGCAAAGGTGGCTCGGAGGAGGCCAGCCGCTTTGAGGCCGAAGAGCTTGGCTTCCACCAGAGGATAAGGGAGGGCTATCTCCAGCTGGCCCAGGAGGACCCCGGGCGGTGGACCATCCTGGACGCCTCCCGGCCAAAAAGGAAAATCGCCGAAGATGTCTACTCCGCCGTTATGGCAAAGATGAGGGAAGGACCAGAAAGTCCCAGAAAGAAAACAGGCCCCCAGGCAAGCCAGAAGTGGCCCCAAGAAAAGATGCTCTAG
- the hpt gene encoding hypoxanthine phosphoribosyltransferase, translating to MVEALAQRIQQDYQGKSPLIVGTLKGSFIFLADLVRRLDLPLEVDFVQVQSYAGTESSGRCRVNLPLSTPVRGRDVLVVEDIVDTGTTLNCLMEYLKRKRPASLRLCAIFDKPSRRKVPVHIDYLGFELPDEFVVGYGLDCDQGYRHLPDLWALEEK from the coding sequence ATGGTAGAGGCCCTGGCCCAGCGCATCCAGCAGGACTACCAGGGCAAGAGCCCCCTCATAGTAGGGACCCTCAAAGGCTCCTTTATCTTCCTCGCCGACCTGGTGCGCCGGCTGGACCTCCCCCTGGAGGTGGACTTCGTCCAGGTCCAGAGCTATGCCGGCACGGAGAGCTCGGGGCGGTGTCGGGTGAACCTCCCCCTCAGCACGCCGGTCCGGGGCCGGGATGTCCTGGTGGTGGAGGACATCGTGGATACAGGCACCACGCTCAACTGCCTTATGGAATACCTCAAGAGGAAGAGGCCCGCCTCCCTCCGCCTCTGCGCCATCTTTGACAAGCCCTCCCGGAGAAAGGTCCCCGTGCATATTGACTACCTGGGCTTTGAGCTGCCGGATGAGTTTGTGGTGGGCTACGGCCTGGACTGCGACCAGGGCTACCGCCACCTCCCCGACCTCTGGGCCCTGGAGGAG